A region from the Desulfovibrio sp. TomC genome encodes:
- the cobI gene encoding precorrin-2 C(20)-methyltransferase, producing MSRLGTLYGLGVGPGDPELLTLKAARILGQVGAVFAASSSKNDYSIAEAIVAPHLPAGTQVSRLSFPMTRDKAVLAAAWTANAAAMAQVLAAGQDAAFITLGDPLLYSTFGYVLPLVRALLPELPIEVVSGITSFQAAAARTGQVLVESGENLLIASGVDDNGRLRRALETADNAVILKAYRSFPRLRSLLEELGLASGTTFVTRLGHEGEAVVRDLADAPAKPHYLSLCLIKRGKA from the coding sequence ATGAGCCGGCTTGGAACCCTGTACGGCCTTGGCGTCGGTCCCGGCGACCCGGAACTGTTAACCCTCAAGGCCGCTCGGATTCTCGGGCAGGTGGGCGCGGTCTTTGCCGCCTCGTCGAGCAAAAACGATTATTCCATTGCCGAGGCCATCGTGGCCCCGCATCTGCCGGCCGGCACACAGGTCAGCCGCCTGTCGTTTCCCATGACCCGCGACAAGGCTGTTTTGGCCGCAGCCTGGACAGCCAACGCCGCCGCCATGGCCCAAGTGCTGGCCGCCGGCCAGGACGCCGCCTTCATCACCCTGGGCGATCCGCTGCTCTACAGCACCTTCGGCTACGTGCTGCCGCTTGTCCGCGCGCTCCTGCCCGAGCTCCCCATCGAGGTCGTCTCGGGCATCACCTCGTTTCAGGCCGCAGCCGCCCGAACCGGGCAGGTGCTGGTCGAATCCGGCGAGAATCTGCTCATCGCCTCCGGGGTTGACGACAACGGCCGGCTGCGCCGCGCCCTGGAAACAGCCGACAACGCCGTGATCCTCAAAGCGTATCGCAGTTTCCCAAGGCTTCGCAGCCTGCTTGAGGAACTGGGCCTGGCTTCGGGCACAACCTTCGTGACGCGCCTTGGGCACGAGGGCGAAGCCGTCGTCCGGGACTTGGCTGACGCGCCGGCAAAGCCCCACTACCTGTCGCTTTGCCTGATCAAACGCGGCAAAGCCTGA